A stretch of Lathyrus oleraceus cultivar Zhongwan6 chromosome 6, CAAS_Psat_ZW6_1.0, whole genome shotgun sequence DNA encodes these proteins:
- the LOC127094698 gene encoding uncharacterized protein LOC127094698: MGQSVQQAVPLPVYTVARPVIHTVVPPAAYARHIPHYEDQNHIKKEGETNVVTVGQGKAPPRRRPQQYSPQQYGQQPFPYQQPMYLVQYAPQPYVAAVTPAFNQQPAQAYQAPPVYRPAPVQQRAAAPPTYQQAPAAPVYQQPRAQAPRQNAQNQNRRQGYRVTFNPIPMSYIELYPSLLQGLVVPRPMGPPPDHLPPWYNPNAHCPFHEGAPGHDLEGCYALKHRVRELIESKILSFKDMGANVKNNPLPPHGNPAVNAIEDAYVGVTVDKVDDVKTPLAAFHARLVEAGLINVNHDNCEECATHPRGCQMVRDNIQDLMDKGVLQISSVAKSEDMLVIEPCFNLPEPVEIPYYSGGVVPVNSMLSTIEICMPTPFPYESTKVVPWKYEITAVDKVVEGSADAKVAKVVSEDVANIAGMSRMTRSGRIYTPEFNVTPQGSTKESTIAAPTKEPEVVQSEDAVEFLKLIKRSDYKVVDQLHQTPSKISILSLLLNSQAHREALLKVLAQAHVTQSITVDQFDGVVANITACNTLSFSGEELPEDGQNHNCALHISVKCKDDALARVLVDTGSSLNVMPKRTLAKLSYQGPAMKPSALIVKAFDGAVTFTLHQKMKFVVDNQLIIISWEEDFVVSHLSSFRYIEADEDALETSFQALEIANATFGEMKDPVGKACSSFASLKSAKSSIEGGNPEGWGQLIDIREKHDLFGLGYVPSAAKGARVPTKDNTRSIQEVFLSTGFIHGDQVNAIGDSTENEDEPCLVYQCETTLNNSKAVEIPKNFPLSK; encoded by the exons ATGGGGCAATCTGTCCAACAAGCCGTGCCATTACCGGTTTACACCGTCGCACGTCCAGTCATCCATACTGTGGTTCCACCAGCTGCCTATGCTAGGCATATTCCTCATTATGAAGATCAAAATCACAT aaagaaggaaggggaaacaaATGTTGTGACTGTTGGTCAAGGAAAAGCTCCTCCAAGAAGGAGGCCACAACAATATTCACCACAACAGTATGGTCAACAACCCTTTCCATATCAGCAGCCCATGTATCTCGTCCAGTACGCTCCTCAGCCGTACGTAGCTGCTGTGACGCCTGCATTCAATCAACAGCCTGCTCAAGCTTATCAAGCGCCTCCAGTTTATCGACCAGCTCCAGTTCAACAACGTGCTGCAGCCCCTCCAACTTATCAACAAGCACCAGCAGCTCCTGTTTATCAACAGCCGAGAGCTCAAGCGCCAAGGCAAAATGCTCAAAACCAGAATAGGAGGCAAGGGTATAGGGTGACCTTCAATCCAATCCCAATGTCGTACATTGAGCTTTATCCCTCCCTGTTGCAGGGTTTGGTGGTTCCCAGACCTATGGGACCTCCACCTGATCATCTTCCTCCATGGTACAACCCTAATGCACACTGTCCTTTTCATGAAGGTGCCCCCGGGCATGACCTAGAGGGTTGTTACGCTCTGAAGCATAGGGTTCGTGAACtaattgagagcaagatcttaTCTTTTAAGGACATGGGAGCGAAtgtgaagaacaatcctcttcctCCCCATGGGAATCCTGCGGTAAATGCCATTGAAGACGCCTATGTTGGTGTTACGGTTGATAAGGTGGATGATGTTAAGACTCCTTTGGCAGCATTCCATGCCCGATTGGTGGAAGCTGGCCTAATCAATGTTAATCATGACAACTGTGAAGAGTGTGCCACACACCCAAGAGGGTGTCAGATGGTACGAGATAATATTCAAGACTTGATGGATAAAGGAGTGCTTCAGATCTCCAGCGTTGCAAAGAGCGAAGACATGTTGGTAATTGAACCTTGCTTCAATCTACCCGAACCGGTCGAAATCCCATATTACAGTGGTGGAGTGGTCCCGGTGAATAGTATGTTGTCGACTATTGAGATATGCATGCCCACGCCTTTTCCATACGAGAGCACCAAGGTTGTGCCTTGGAAATATGAGATTACCGCTGTGGACAAGGTAGTTGAAGGAAGTGCAGACGCTAAAGTGGCAAAAGTTGTGAGTGAGGACGTCGCCAATATTGCAGGAATGAGCAGAATGACCCGTAGCGGTCGAATCTATACGCCTGAGTTCAATGTGACTCCTCAAGGGTCGACCAAGGAATCAACAATTGCAGCTCCCACTAAAGAACCCGAAGTGGTCCAATCCGAAGATGCTGTTGAATTCTTGAagttaatcaagagaagtgatTACAAGGTTGTGGACCAGTTGCATCAAACACCATCTAAGATCTCTATTCTATCTCTGTTGTTGAACTCCCAAgcccatagggaggctttattgaaGGTGCTTGCTCAAGCTCATGTAACACAAAGCATAACAGTAGACCAATTTGATGGAGTAGTTGCAAATATCACAGCTTGTAATACGTTGAGCTTCAGTGGAGAGGAATTACCTGAGGATGGACAAAATCACAATTGTGCTCTCCATATCTCGGTAaaatgcaaagatgatgctttggcgagagttttggttgataccggatCTTCTCTGAATGTGATGCCAAAAAGAACACTCGccaagttatcttatcaaggaccaGCTATGAAACCTAGTGCCTtgatagtgaaagcttttgatg ggGCAGTCACCTTCACTTTGCatcaaaaaatgaagtttgtggTGGACAATCAATTGATTATTATCTCTTGGGAGGAGGACTTTGTGGTCAGTCACCTTTCATCCTTCAGATATATCGAGGCTGATGAGGacgctttggaaacttctttccaagctcttgaaatagcTAATGCCACTTTTGGGGAGATGAAGGACCCGGTTGGGAAAGCTTGTTCATCTTTCGCTTCTCTGAAAAGCGCAAAGTCTAGCATTGaaggaggaaaccctgaaggtTGGGGTCAGCTTATTGATATTCGTGAGAAGCATGATCTCTTTGGTCTGGGATATGTGCCTTCCGCTGCGAAAGGAGCCCGAGTCCCTACAAAGGACAACACCCGAAGCATCCAGGAAGTATTCCTTAGCACAGGATTCATCCATGGAGATCAGGTCAATGCAATTGGAGATAGCACCGAAAATGAAGAtgagccatgtttggtttaccaGTGTGAGACAACTTTGAACAATTCGAAGGCGGTTGAGATCCCCAAAAAttttcctttgtcaaagtaa
- the LOC127092846 gene encoding E3 ubiquitin-protein ligase ORTHRUS 2, protein MAQQHNKLLPCKSDGICMICNHKPLESEIVSCRTCATPWHVPCLPLRPLKIFDWNCTDCSQPVDVNHVTDASAPPITCSLVSTIYANENDTSLTGEERAKKSHEVYDRSHKPPFENNNKYNDLYGIFYSKLNCTFCLHLPERPITTLCGHNFCMKCFEKWIKQGKNNCPNCRAEIPANMASDPQINTQLETTIQMAISESVAHGKIFVTISKNHFGPIVAENDPIRKRGVLVGDTWEGLMECIQWGAHFPHDSRIASQSVYGAQSVALSGGYIDEIDHGNWFLYSGSCGNELSGNKRTNKNQSFDKKSDRKNEALRLSCEKGYPVRVVRSHTKKRSSYAPKAGVRYDGVYRIEKWWRKIGKQGHKVCRYLFVRCDNEPAPWTSELSEDRPYPLPIIEELNNAIDITERKGDPSWGFDEEKGCWLWKKPPPPSKKLVNVNPIDETKIKVDVEKARKVSSKIKDKLLKEFGCNICHKVLASPLTTPCAHNFCKVCLECVFSSQSYIRERVTQSGFALRPKKNIMKCPTCSTDIVDYLKILKVNTDMMDIIESLQRDF, encoded by the exons ATGGCGCAACAACACAACAAGCTACTTCCTTGCAAATCTGATGGCatttgtatgatctgcaaccaTAAGCCTCTAGAAAGTGAAATTGTGAGTTGCAGAACTTGTGCAACACCATGGCATGTTCCATGTTTACCTCTCCGTCCCCTGAAAATCTTCGATTGGAATTGCACTGATTGTTCTCAACCTGTGGATGTCAACCACGTCACCGATGCATCTGCTCCTCCTATCACTTGTAGTCTTGTTTCCACCATCTACGCCAACGAGAATGATACTTCACTCACTGGTGAAGAAAGGGCCAAGAAAAGTCATGAAGTCTATGATAGATCTCATAAACCACCTTTTgaaaacaacaacaaatataatGACTTGTATGGCATTTTCTATAGTAAGCTTAACTGCACTTTCTGCTTGCACTTGCCTGAGAGACCTATCACT ACACTATGCGGGCACAATTTTTGCATGAAGTGTTTTGAGAAATGGATTAAGCAAGGAAAAAACAATTGCCCAAATTGTAGGGCTGAAATTCCAGCAAATATGGCGAGTGATCCACAAATCAATACACAACTGGAGACCACCATTCAAATGGCTATATCAGAGAGTGTTGCTCATGGGAAGATATTTGTGACGATTTCAAAAAATCATTTTGGACCCATTGTTGCTGAGAATGATCCAATAAGAAAACGGGGAGTTCTTGTTGGTGATACATGGGAGGGTTTGATGGAATGTATCCAATGGGGTGCTCATTTTCCCCATGATTCCAGGATTGCTAGTCAGAGTGTTTATGGTGCTCAATCTGTTGCTCTATCTGGTGGTTACATTGATGAGATAGATCATGGTAATTGGTTTCTTTATAGTGGAAGTTGTGGAAATGAGCTTAGTGGTAACAAACGTACCAACAAAAATCAGTCCTTTGATAAAAAATCTGATAGAAAGAATGAAGCTTTGAGACTCAGTTGCGAAAAAGGTTATCCTGTTCGTGTTGTAAG GTCCCACACGAAGAAACGCTCCTCTTATGCACCCAAAGCAGGAGTGCGATACGATGGGGTTTATAGAATTGAAAAATGGTGGCGTAAAATTGGAAAGCAA GGTCACAAGGTTTGTAGATATTTGTTTGTGAGGTGTGACAATGAGCCTGCTCCATGGACAAG TGAATTATCCGAAGATCGTCCCTATCCATTACCTATAATTGAGGAGTTGAACAATGCAATTGATATTACTGAAAGGAAGGGTGATCCATCATGGGGCTTTGAT GAGGAAAAAGGTTGCTGGCTATGGAAGAAGCCTCCACCGCCAAGTAAGAAACTAGTGAATGTGAATCCTATCGATGAAACAAAAATAAAAGTTGATGTGGAAAAAGCAAGAAAGGTGTCCTCAAAAATCAAGGATAAGCTTTTGAAAG AGTTTGGTTGCAATATCTGCCACAAGGTGTTGGCTTCCCCTCTTACTACACCATGTGCTCACAACTTTTGCAAAGTCTGCTTGGAATGTGTGTTTTCAAGCCAAAGTTATATAAGGGAGAGGGTCACTCAAAGTGGATTTGCTTTGCGGCCAAAGAAAAACATCATGAAATGTCCTACATGTTCGACTGACATCGTGGATTACCTTAAGATTTTAAAG GTTAACACAGATATGATGGACATCATAGAATCACTCCAGAGAGATTTTTGA